TGAATGCATATAACCCATTAAATGTATTAAACAAGGGCTACAGCATCATACAGGATGAAAATGATAATGTTATGAACTCCAAAAATTCGTTTAAAACGGAAAATAATGTAAAAATTACATTAAAAGATGGAACCATTGATGCACATATTACTTTGAAAGATTAAAAACGATACAGGTGATATTTATGGATAATTATGAAGAATTGATTGAAAAACTTGAAAATATCGTAAATTCAATGGAAAATGACGAATTATCTCTTGAAGAAGCCATGAAAAACTACGAAGAAGGGATAAAATTAAGCAATAAACTTTATAAGATTTTAAATGACGCCGAAGGAAAGATAAAAATTCTAACTGAAAACGGCGAAATTGACTTTAACGACGAATAAAGGGATTTTATGTATTACATCTCAATGATTATCGTAGTTTTAGCAAGTATACTCTACCACATCTGCCAAAAATCAATTTCAAGTGGTGCAAACCCATACGTTTCACTTATGGTTACATACCTCGTTTCGATAATTTCGACAGTTGTTGCAATTTTTATCCTGAATGGAAAAATCGATATCGTAGAATCTGTCAAAAATTTAAACTGGGCAACTTACGTACTTGGAATTTCTATTGTGTTTTTAGAGCTTGGATTTTTACTTGTTTACCGTGCAGGTTGGAATGTAAGCGTTGCGGCACTTACTGCATATGTTGCAGTTGCAGTTTTATTAATACCTGTAGGAATACTTTTATTTAAAGAAAATATAAGTTTTTTAAAAGTTTTAGGAATTTCATTTTGTATATTGGGACTAATTTTAATTAATAAATAATTCAAAGTCGGATTAATTGCGCACTTTACATCAATAAATTATCCGATTTTCGTACCGTTTTTATTTTATATATCGTTACCCATATTTTTATAAAAATTTTAATCCAAATTAGTCCAAATGATAGTTATGAAAGATATCATCATCAAAGGTGCGAGAGAACATAATTTAAAAAATATCTCGCTAACACTCCCAAGAAATAATTTAATAGTTGTAACTGGAGTTTCAGGTTCTGGAAAATCCACGATAGCATTTGATACGATATATGCCGAAGGTCAGAGAAGGTACGTTGAATCACTTTCAGCATATGCGAGGCAGTTCTTAGGGCTTATGAATAAACCCGATGTTGACAGTATTGAAGGACTATCCCCTGCAATTGCAATACAGCAGAAAACAACAAGTAAAAACCCAAGAAGTACCGTTGGAACAGTTACTGAAATTTACGACTACTTAAGATTACTTTATGCAAGAATTGGAATTCCATACTGTCCTGAACACAACATTAGAATAGAATCACAGAGTCCTGAAAAAATAGCTGAGAAAATCGAAGAAGAATTTTCTGAAACTGTAACGATATTATCCCCAATTGTAAGACAGAAAAAAGGAACGTATCAAAAACTCGTTAAGGACTTGAATTCTGAAGGTTTTGCAAGAATTCGTGTAAATGGCGAAATTTACAGAACGGATGACGAAATAACACTTGAAAGATACAAAAAACACGATATCGAAATTGTTATAGATAGATTAAATCCCAAAGAAGATCATTCAAGGCTTGTTGAAGCCTGTGAAAGAGCACTTGAACGTTCAGGCGGACTTTTAATCGTAACTGGCAGTATAAATAACGAAGAAGTTGAAAAAATTTATTCTTCAAATTTAGCATGCCCTATCTGCAGTATTTCATTCGAAGAACTTCAACCACGAATGTTTTCATTTAACAGCCCATTTGGTGCATGTGAATACTGTAGTGGACTTGGAATAAAAATGGAGTTTGATGCGGACTTAATAATTCCCGATAAAACCAAATGTATTGCTGACGGTGCAGTTGCACTTTATAGAAACTTCCTTGATGGATACAGGTCACAACATTTGGCGGCGGTTGCAAACCATTTTGGTTTTACGGTTTTAACGCCAATAAAAGACCTTTCAAAAGAACAGTTTGATATATTGCTGTATGGAAGTCCTGAAAAAATTCATTTTAAAGTATCAAACGGCAGTGGGGATACTGAATGGAGTCAAAATAAACCATGGGAAGGGCTTATTCCACAATCCATTAGATTATATAATGAAACTAAATCAGAATACCGGAGAAAAGAACTTGAAAAGTTCATGACAGTCAGTTTGTGTCCAAAATGTGGTGGAAAACGTTTAAAAGATAAAGCACTTGCCGTAAAAATAGAAGATAAGTCAATTATCGATTTAACCGACCTTTCAATTTCAAAAGCCGAAGAATTCTTTAATAATTTAAAATTAACAGATAAAGAGTATGAAATTGCAAAACAAGTCATAAAAGAAATAAAATCGAGATTAAAATTCTTAAATGATGTTGGTTTGGGATATTTAACTCTTTCAAGACGATCAGGAACACTTTCAGGTGGAGAAGCTCAGCGAATCAGGCTTGCAACCCAGATTGGATCAAATTTAACTGGTGTTTTATATGTACTCGATGAACCATCAATTGGCCTTCACCAGCGAGATAATCAAAAATTGATCGAAACACTCCATAAACTAAGAAATTTAGATAACACTCTCGTTGTTGTTGAGCATGACGAAGATACAATTTTGAATGCAGATTATGTCGTAGATATGGGTCCAGGTGCTGGAGTTCATGGTGGAGATGTGGTTACAGTTGGAACACCGACTGAAATTTCGAAAAATAAGGATTCTTTAACTGGAAAATACCTTTCAGGAGAATTAAAAATCGAAGTGCCTGAAAAAAGAAGAAAAAGTAGCAAATTTTTAAAACTTTCAAACTGTAAACAGAACAATTTAAAAAATGTGTCTGTTGAAATCCCCACCGGAGTATTTAACGTGATTACGGGAGTATCCGGGAGTGGAAAATCCACTTTAATTTATGAAAACTTGTACCCTGCGTTGAAAGAAAAAATAAAATCCGAAGAAAGTTTTGAAGAACTTGATTTTGAAGATCAGCTTTATGAAAACACGAAAGAAAAGTGCAACCTTGAAATTGATTCGGAAATCGATAAAGTTGTTGTAATTGACCAAAGTCCGATTGGAAGAACTCCAAGATCAAATCCTGCAACTTACACGAAGGTATTCGATAAAATCAGGCAGGTTTTTGCAGAAACCAAAGAAGCAAAAGTAAAAGGATATGGGCCAGGAAGATTCTCGTTTAATGTCAAAGGCGGAAGATGTGAGAACTGTCAGGGCGATGGAGTCATAAAAATAGAAATGAACTTCTTACCTGATGTTTTTGTAGAATGTGAGGAGTGTAAAGGTGCTAGATACAATAGAGAAACTCTCGAAGTAAAATACAAGGAAAAATCAATTTCAGACGTTTTAAACATGAGCGTTGAAGAAGCGAGAGAACATTTCAAAAATATTCCGCAAATTTCGACAAAATTAAAAACCTTGTGCGATGTTGGACTTGGTTACATTAAATTAGGGCAGAGTTCCACGACCCTTTCAGGAGGAGAAGCTCAAAGGATTAAATTAACAAGAGAACTATCAAAAAGAGCTACTGGAAATACGATATATTTACTAGACGAACCAACAACAGGACTTCATTTCCACGATGTTAAAAAATTAATCGATGTATTAAACAGCCTCGTTGAAAAAGGAAATACCGTAGTTGTAATTGAACATAACCTCGATGTAATAAAATGTGCTGACCATATAATAGATCTTGGACCTGAAGGCGGGGATTTTGGTGGCGAAATAATTGCAACAGGAACTCCCGAAGAAATTTCAAAATGTAAAGAAAGCCATACTGGAAAATTCTTAAAAAACATTCTTTCTAAAAATTAAAGATAATATGATAAATATTTCAGATATTCCAAAAAATCCCGGTTGCTATATTTATAAAGACGAATCCGGAACCGTAATTTACGTTGGGAAAGCAAAAAACTTGAAAAAAAGAGTTAGTAGCTACTTTAACAAAAAAAATCACGACCCTAAAACCGAACAGCTTGTAAAATCAATTTATGACATGGAATTTATTGTAACTGATAACGAAATCGAAGCTTTAATTTTAGAAAGTACTTTAATCAAAAAATACCGCCCAAAATACAATATTGACCTGAAAGATTCGAAAAATTATGCATATATCTACATTAGCGAAGAAGATTTTCCAAGAATCGGAATATCGAGAAATAAATCCGAAAAAGGAAAATTCTACGGGCCATTTACATCGGCAAAAGAACGGGATTACGTATTAGATGTTTTAAAAAAGACTTTTAAAATCAGGTCTTGTAAAAACATGCACAAACGCCCGTGTTTAAGGCACCATATAAAAAACTGCACTGCACCTTGCAGTGGCGATATAACTTCTAAAGATTATTTGAATCAAATAAAAAAGGCAGAATATGTTTTAAAAGGAAATATTGATTCACTAATTCATGAACTTAAAAATGAAATGGATTTGAAATCAAAAAATTTGCAGTTTGAAGAAGCTTTGGTAATTAGAGAAGAAATAAATGCAGTTGAAAGATTAAAAACCCGTCAAAATGTTAAAAGAGATGTAAAATACAACGAAGATGTAATCGGCATTCTTGAAAAAAGCGGAAAAATCCACATGATGGTTTTTAACGTATTAAAAGGAACGCTCTTTGATAGAAAATACTTTGAATTTGATTACACAGAAAATTTCTTTGAAGAGTTTTTAATCCAATATTATTTGGAAAACGAAGTTCCGTCTGAGATTATAATTTCCAGCCTACCAAAAAATCTTGAAGAAGAATCCAAAGATTATAATTCTGATGCACTTTTAGACTACTTATCTCAAAAAAAAGGTTCAAAAGTCGCTTTCAAAATCCCCCAAAAAGGAGAAAAAAAGCAGCTTTTAGATCTTGCAATTAAAAATCTTGAAATTTACGTTAATGGAAATGAAATAAAAGTTGAAAGCTTAAAAAATAAATTAATGCTTGATAAACCTCCAGAAATAATAGAATGCTTTGATATATCGCATCTTTCAGGAACGTCCACCGTTGCGTCGATGGTCCAGTTTAGAAACGGAAAACCTGACAAAAAAAATTACCGCAGATTTAAAATAAAAACTGTTTCTGGAATTGATGACTTCAAATCGATTTCAGAAGTTGTGTTTAGAAGATACAGTAAATTAATTGAAGAAAATTTAGAATTACCTGATTTAATAGTTATTGATGGTGGAAAGGGCCAACTTTCGTCAGCATTTTCTGAACTTCGAAAATTAAAACTTAAAATTCCAATAATTTCAATTGCAAAACGAGAAGAAGAAATATATGCTCCAGGAATTGAAAATCCACTTCCAATAAAGAAAAATGAAAAAGCATCCCTTTTTATTCAAGAAATTCGTGATGAAGCGCACAGATTTGCGATAAATTACAATCGATTACTTAGAAAAAAGGAATTGATAAAATGAGTTTTCCAGATTTCAAATTAAAAGCAGACTTTAAACCAAAAGGATCCCAGCCAGACGCGATTGCAGAGCTTGTGAATGACCTTGAAAAAAATTCAGAAAAAAGTAAGCAGACATTGCTTGGTGTTACAGGTTCTGGAAAAACTTTTACAATTGCAAATGTGATTGAAAAAGTTCAAAAACCAACTCTGGTAATTGCGCACAATAAAACACTTGCGGCACAACTCTATAATGAGTTTAAAGACTTCTTTCCCGAAAATCGAGTAGAATACTTTGTTTCGTATTATGATTACTACCAGCCAGAATCATATATTCCACAAAAAGATCAATATATTGAAAAGGATGCACAAATCAACCCGAAAATTGAGCAGATGCGTCTTCGTGCAACTTCTGCAATTCTTTCGAGAAGGGACGTAATAATAGTAGCATCTGTTTCTTGTATATACGGCCTTGGAAACCCAAAACTCTTCAAAGAGATGGGTTTTGAACTAAAAACTGGGGAAAAAATTAAAAGATCCGGTATTATTGAAAAATTAGTGGATATTCAGTACGAACGAAACGATATGGAATTAGTCCCGGGAAGATTTAGGGTAAAAGGGGATACTTTAGATATTATTCCTGGATATCAAGATGATATCGTAAGAGTTGAAATGTTTGGTGATGAAATTGATAGAATATATGAATTAGATCCAAAAAACATGACCAAAAAACATGAATTGGATTCCTTTTATATGTACCCTGCAAAACACTTCGTAATTCCTGAAGAAGATAAGAAAAATGCGATAAAATCCATTTTGAAAGAACTAGATGAATGGCTTCCAAATTTAGACATGCTAAAATCGCACAGGTTGAAGCAGAAAACTCTCTACGATATAGAAATGATCGAAGAAACTGGAAGCTGTAAGGGAATTGAAAATTATTCGAGGCATTTTGAAAATAGAAAAGAAGGAGAACCTGCATACTGCCTTTTAGACTATTTCCCGGAAGATTTTTTGATTGTAATTGATGAAAGCCACCAGACAATCCCACAAATTCGTGGAATGTATAAAGGAGACAGATCAAGAAAACAGTCATTAATCGATTACGGATTCAGACTTCCAAGTGCATATGACAACCGCCCCCTCAGATTTGAAGAATTTAAAAAATACATGAACAATGTAATTTTTGTATCCGCCACCCCCGGAGAATACGAGTTAGATAACTCCAATCAGGTTGTAGAACAGATTATCCGACCAACCGGGCTTTTAGACCCTGAAGTTGAAATAAAACCGATTGAAAATCAGGTTGAAGATATAATAAAAGAAACTGAAAAAATGGTCGAAAAGGGGGAGCGGGTACTGATTACAACCCTTACAAAACGGCTTGCAGAAGAATTAACAGAATATTTAGCAAAACGCCAAGTTAAAGCAAGGTATCTACATTCGGATATAGATACAATTGAAAGAACTGAAATCATTCGAAATCTAAGGCTTGGAAAATTTGACTGCCTTGTTGGAATAAACCTTTTAAGGGAAGGATTAGATATTCCAGAAGTTGGATTTGTTGGAATACTCGATGCCGACAAAGAAGGGTTTTTGAGAAACGATAAAAGCTTGATTCAAACAATTGGTCGTGCTGCAAGAAATGCGAACTCAAAAGTTGTGCTTTATGCTGACAAAATGACCGATTCGATTAAAAAAGCGGTTTCTGAGACCGAAAGAAGAAGAAACTTACAAAAAGATTATAACGAAATGCACAATATCACTCCAAAAACGATTGTAAAACCAATAAGAGAAAAAGTCGTCGATATTTCCGATATAAAACATATTCCTGTAGCAGATATTCCAAATGTCATTATTGAACTTGAAGCTGAAATGTATGAAGCTGCAGAAGCTCTCGAATTTGAAAAAGCAATTAAAATAAGAGATAATATTGCAAAGTTGAAGAAAAAACTAAAATAATCTATTTTTCTTTTTTAAATTAATTAGTCGAAAAACATAAAACTTTTTAAAATAAAGATTATTGTTAGGTATATTTTGTTACATGAGGTTGGTTATGGGAAAAACAGACAAATTTAAGAAAAAATACGGGATCAAAAATATTAGTGAACAGGGTTTTTTTGAACATTTTTTTGAACTTGCACTCTGGAATTCTAGATTTGTCGTAGTTTTAGCAGTTATTTTTGGAACCCTTGGATCAATTACGTTATTTTTAGCAGGATCTGCGGAAATATTTCATACAATCTTAGAATACATTTCGGATCCAATGAGTAGCGAACAGCATAATCAAATTTTAATTGGTGTTATCGGTGCGGTTGACCTTTATCTAATCGGGGTTGTACTTTTAATATTCAGTTTTGGCATATACGAATTATTTATCTCAAAAATAGATATAGCAAGAGCAGATGGCGATGTTTCAAACATTTTAGAAATTTATACCCTTGATGAACTAAAAAGTAAAATTATAAAAGTTATAATAATGGTTTTGGTTGTCAGCTTTTTCCAGAGAGTTCTATCAATGCACTTTGAAACGTCTCTAGACATGATTTATATGGCAATATCCATATTTGCAATATCTCTTGGAGTTTATTTCATGCACAAACAAAAAGTGTAGTTTTTAAACTACTGCATTTTTTAATTTAGCCAGTACCTCGATGTAACTATTGAATTCACTGAGGATATATTCAATAAATAAATCATGCCTGTATACTGGAGCTTTTTTTATGTTTAATTCATAAAAATAATGGTTTTCTGATTCTGAAATATTTATATCTAAACATTTTTTGCAGTATATATCATACAAAATATTTTCTCGCAGATAATTAAAATAACTTAGAGCATATTTGTCAGATTTTGATATTTCA
This DNA window, taken from Methanococcus maripaludis, encodes the following:
- the uvrB gene encoding excinuclease ABC subunit UvrB, yielding MSFPDFKLKADFKPKGSQPDAIAELVNDLEKNSEKSKQTLLGVTGSGKTFTIANVIEKVQKPTLVIAHNKTLAAQLYNEFKDFFPENRVEYFVSYYDYYQPESYIPQKDQYIEKDAQINPKIEQMRLRATSAILSRRDVIIVASVSCIYGLGNPKLFKEMGFELKTGEKIKRSGIIEKLVDIQYERNDMELVPGRFRVKGDTLDIIPGYQDDIVRVEMFGDEIDRIYELDPKNMTKKHELDSFYMYPAKHFVIPEEDKKNAIKSILKELDEWLPNLDMLKSHRLKQKTLYDIEMIEETGSCKGIENYSRHFENRKEGEPAYCLLDYFPEDFLIVIDESHQTIPQIRGMYKGDRSRKQSLIDYGFRLPSAYDNRPLRFEEFKKYMNNVIFVSATPGEYELDNSNQVVEQIIRPTGLLDPEVEIKPIENQVEDIIKETEKMVEKGERVLITTLTKRLAEELTEYLAKRQVKARYLHSDIDTIERTEIIRNLRLGKFDCLVGINLLREGLDIPEVGFVGILDADKEGFLRNDKSLIQTIGRAARNANSKVVLYADKMTDSIKKAVSETERRRNLQKDYNEMHNITPKTIVKPIREKVVDISDIKHIPVADIPNVIIELEAEMYEAAEALEFEKAIKIRDNIAKLKKKLK
- the uvrC gene encoding excinuclease ABC subunit UvrC, coding for MINISDIPKNPGCYIYKDESGTVIYVGKAKNLKKRVSSYFNKKNHDPKTEQLVKSIYDMEFIVTDNEIEALILESTLIKKYRPKYNIDLKDSKNYAYIYISEEDFPRIGISRNKSEKGKFYGPFTSAKERDYVLDVLKKTFKIRSCKNMHKRPCLRHHIKNCTAPCSGDITSKDYLNQIKKAEYVLKGNIDSLIHELKNEMDLKSKNLQFEEALVIREEINAVERLKTRQNVKRDVKYNEDVIGILEKSGKIHMMVFNVLKGTLFDRKYFEFDYTENFFEEFLIQYYLENEVPSEIIISSLPKNLEEESKDYNSDALLDYLSQKKGSKVAFKIPQKGEKKQLLDLAIKNLEIYVNGNEIKVESLKNKLMLDKPPEIIECFDISHLSGTSTVASMVQFRNGKPDKKNYRRFKIKTVSGIDDFKSISEVVFRRYSKLIEENLELPDLIVIDGGKGQLSSAFSELRKLKLKIPIISIAKREEEIYAPGIENPLPIKKNEKASLFIQEIRDEAHRFAINYNRLLRKKELIK
- a CDS encoding exodeoxyribonuclease VII small subunit is translated as MDNYEELIEKLENIVNSMENDELSLEEAMKNYEEGIKLSNKLYKILNDAEGKIKILTENGEIDFNDE
- a CDS encoding YqhA family protein produces the protein MGKTDKFKKKYGIKNISEQGFFEHFFELALWNSRFVVVLAVIFGTLGSITLFLAGSAEIFHTILEYISDPMSSEQHNQILIGVIGAVDLYLIGVVLLIFSFGIYELFISKIDIARADGDVSNILEIYTLDELKSKIIKVIIMVLVVSFFQRVLSMHFETSLDMIYMAISIFAISLGVYFMHKQKV
- a CDS encoding EamA family transporter encodes the protein MYYISMIIVVLASILYHICQKSISSGANPYVSLMVTYLVSIISTVVAIFILNGKIDIVESVKNLNWATYVLGISIVFLELGFLLVYRAGWNVSVAALTAYVAVAVLLIPVGILLFKENISFLKVLGISFCILGLILINK
- the uvrA gene encoding excinuclease ABC subunit UvrA, giving the protein MKDIIIKGAREHNLKNISLTLPRNNLIVVTGVSGSGKSTIAFDTIYAEGQRRYVESLSAYARQFLGLMNKPDVDSIEGLSPAIAIQQKTTSKNPRSTVGTVTEIYDYLRLLYARIGIPYCPEHNIRIESQSPEKIAEKIEEEFSETVTILSPIVRQKKGTYQKLVKDLNSEGFARIRVNGEIYRTDDEITLERYKKHDIEIVIDRLNPKEDHSRLVEACERALERSGGLLIVTGSINNEEVEKIYSSNLACPICSISFEELQPRMFSFNSPFGACEYCSGLGIKMEFDADLIIPDKTKCIADGAVALYRNFLDGYRSQHLAAVANHFGFTVLTPIKDLSKEQFDILLYGSPEKIHFKVSNGSGDTEWSQNKPWEGLIPQSIRLYNETKSEYRRKELEKFMTVSLCPKCGGKRLKDKALAVKIEDKSIIDLTDLSISKAEEFFNNLKLTDKEYEIAKQVIKEIKSRLKFLNDVGLGYLTLSRRSGTLSGGEAQRIRLATQIGSNLTGVLYVLDEPSIGLHQRDNQKLIETLHKLRNLDNTLVVVEHDEDTILNADYVVDMGPGAGVHGGDVVTVGTPTEISKNKDSLTGKYLSGELKIEVPEKRRKSSKFLKLSNCKQNNLKNVSVEIPTGVFNVITGVSGSGKSTLIYENLYPALKEKIKSEESFEELDFEDQLYENTKEKCNLEIDSEIDKVVVIDQSPIGRTPRSNPATYTKVFDKIRQVFAETKEAKVKGYGPGRFSFNVKGGRCENCQGDGVIKIEMNFLPDVFVECEECKGARYNRETLEVKYKEKSISDVLNMSVEEAREHFKNIPQISTKLKTLCDVGLGYIKLGQSSTTLSGGEAQRIKLTRELSKRATGNTIYLLDEPTTGLHFHDVKKLIDVLNSLVEKGNTVVVIEHNLDVIKCADHIIDLGPEGGDFGGEIIATGTPEEISKCKESHTGKFLKNILSKN